The following are encoded together in the Zingiber officinale cultivar Zhangliang chromosome 8A, Zo_v1.1, whole genome shotgun sequence genome:
- the LOC122010066 gene encoding uncharacterized protein LOC122010066 isoform X2, producing MDPRRFLEAKFGLSSATCDGSGAVRSPRGAIPAIQHVLTAARGATDAFSGVGRHINSSLRKLGLKNIEVGVGCGVGVGHGFGVGLALKPGMVNRIQNSFGEVLEKVMINVGSMPVLASIQGAISGPGKSKVNTLSGTPAGNAEVSSDKVSDLKFGNTYTGPTEEVMHNSYASKEQVPERSITSHTERVINNFLQDPLFKDSEMKVNEMVGNLHLENNVLEVLLTHQRVIEELIEENQRLQQILEEDLKIPPSKLQIKRGNKANDHYPCSDCFECRRRRQKTRS from the exons ATGGATCCGAGAAGGTTTTTAGAGGCAAAGTTCGGTCTATCGTCCGCCACCTGCGATGGATCGGGTGCTGTTCGATCCCCTAGGG GTGCAATACCGGCAATTCAGCATGTCTTGACGGCTGCTAGAGGTGCAACCGATGCTTTTTCTGGAGTTGGAAGACACATTAATAGTTCT CTGAGGAAGTTGGGCTTGAAGAACATTGAAGTTGGTGTTGGTTGCGGAGTTGGTGTAGGACATGGCTTTGGTGTTG GACTTGCCTTGAAGCCTGGAATGGTTAACCGGATCCAGAATAGTTTTGGG GAAGTGCTTGAGAAGGTTATGATAAATGTAGGAAGTATGCCCGTCTTAGCTTCTATCCAAGGCGCCATCTCTGGACCTGGTAAAAGCAAGGTGAACACCCTAAGTGGAACTCCTGCCGGGAATGCAGAAGTCTCGAGTGACAAGGTGTCAGATTTAAAGTTTGGAAATACTTATACAGGACCTACTGAAGAAGTTATGCATAATTCATATGCATCCAAAGAGCAGGTACCAGAAAGATCAATTACAAGTCACACTGAAAGGGTGATCAACAATTTCTTGCAGGATCCCCTTTTCAAGGATTCTGAGATGAAAGTTAATGAAATG GTTGGAAATTTGCACTTGGAAAACAATGTGCTTGAAGTG cTGCTGACCCACCAGAGAGTCATTGAAGAGTTGATCGAGGAGAATCAGAGACTGCAACAGATACTCGAGGAGGATTTGAAAATTCCACCTTCCAAACTACAAATCAAGCGTGGCAATAAAGCAAATGATCATTACCCATGTTCCGACTGTTTTGAATGCCGAAGGAGAAGACAAAAGACAAGAAGTTAG
- the LOC122010066 gene encoding uncharacterized protein LOC122010066 isoform X1 has protein sequence METTRSSKSSSELRLENPFSLKVAQVFTGFGIGCGVGIGVGRPIYLGAIPAIQHVLTAARGATDAFSGVGRHINSSLRKLGLKNIEVGVGCGVGVGHGFGVGLALKPGMVNRIQNSFGEVLEKVMINVGSMPVLASIQGAISGPGKSKVNTLSGTPAGNAEVSSDKVSDLKFGNTYTGPTEEVMHNSYASKEQVPERSITSHTERVINNFLQDPLFKDSEMKVNEMVGNLHLENNVLEVLLTHQRVIEELIEENQRLQQILEEDLKIPPSKLQIKRGNKANDHYPCSDCFECRRRRQKTRS, from the exons ATGGAAACCACGCGGAGTTCCAAAAGCAGCTCAGAACTCCGGCTGGAGAATCCCTTCTCCCTCAAGGTTGCACAGGTCTTCACGGGGTTTGGCATCGGCTGTGGGGTCGGCATAGGCGTCGGCCGACCTATATATCTAG GTGCAATACCGGCAATTCAGCATGTCTTGACGGCTGCTAGAGGTGCAACCGATGCTTTTTCTGGAGTTGGAAGACACATTAATAGTTCT CTGAGGAAGTTGGGCTTGAAGAACATTGAAGTTGGTGTTGGTTGCGGAGTTGGTGTAGGACATGGCTTTGGTGTTG GACTTGCCTTGAAGCCTGGAATGGTTAACCGGATCCAGAATAGTTTTGGG GAAGTGCTTGAGAAGGTTATGATAAATGTAGGAAGTATGCCCGTCTTAGCTTCTATCCAAGGCGCCATCTCTGGACCTGGTAAAAGCAAGGTGAACACCCTAAGTGGAACTCCTGCCGGGAATGCAGAAGTCTCGAGTGACAAGGTGTCAGATTTAAAGTTTGGAAATACTTATACAGGACCTACTGAAGAAGTTATGCATAATTCATATGCATCCAAAGAGCAGGTACCAGAAAGATCAATTACAAGTCACACTGAAAGGGTGATCAACAATTTCTTGCAGGATCCCCTTTTCAAGGATTCTGAGATGAAAGTTAATGAAATG GTTGGAAATTTGCACTTGGAAAACAATGTGCTTGAAGTG cTGCTGACCCACCAGAGAGTCATTGAAGAGTTGATCGAGGAGAATCAGAGACTGCAACAGATACTCGAGGAGGATTTGAAAATTCCACCTTCCAAACTACAAATCAAGCGTGGCAATAAAGCAAATGATCATTACCCATGTTCCGACTGTTTTGAATGCCGAAGGAGAAGACAAAAGACAAGAAGTTAG